Proteins co-encoded in one Amphritea atlantica genomic window:
- the rplB gene encoding 50S ribosomal protein L2: MAIVKSKPTSAGRRHVVRVTTPDLHKGKPHAALVEKKSKTGGRNTYGRITTRHIGGGHKQHYRVIDFRRNKLDIPATVERLEYDPNRSAHIALLMYADGERRYIIAPKGVKAGDTLVSGQNADIKPGNCLPLRNIPVGSVIHCIEMKPGKGAQIARSAGTSAQLIAREGAHATLRLRSGEMRKVLVDCCATLGEVGNSEHSLRRLGKAGATRWRGVRPTVRGVAMNPVDHPHGGGEGRTSGGRHPVTPWGVPTKGKKTRSNKRTDKMIVRRRQAK; the protein is encoded by the coding sequence ATGGCTATTGTTAAATCTAAACCGACCTCCGCTGGACGCCGTCACGTAGTTCGGGTAACTACCCCGGATCTGCATAAGGGCAAGCCACACGCTGCTCTGGTCGAAAAGAAAAGCAAGACCGGTGGTCGTAACACATATGGTCGCATTACGACTCGTCACATTGGTGGCGGTCATAAGCAGCATTACCGTGTAATCGATTTCCGTCGCAACAAGCTGGATATCCCTGCTACCGTTGAGCGTCTGGAATATGATCCAAACCGCTCTGCGCACATCGCTCTGCTGATGTACGCTGATGGTGAGCGTCGCTACATTATCGCCCCTAAAGGCGTTAAAGCTGGTGATACTCTGGTATCTGGTCAGAATGCTGATATTAAACCAGGTAACTGCCTGCCACTGCGTAACATCCCTGTTGGTAGCGTAATTCACTGTATCGAGATGAAGCCAGGTAAAGGTGCTCAGATTGCACGTTCCGCTGGTACATCTGCACAGCTGATTGCTCGTGAAGGCGCTCATGCGACTCTGCGTCTGCGTTCAGGTGAGATGCGTAAAGTGCTGGTTGACTGCTGTGCGACACTGGGTGAGGTCGGTAACTCCGAGCACTCTCTGCGTCGTCTGGGTAAAGCTGGTGCTACGCGCTGGCGTGGTGTTCGTCCTACCGTTCGTGGTGTAGCGATGAACCCGGTAGATCACCCGCATGGTGGTGGTGAAGGTCGTACATCTGGTGGTCGTCATCCTGTGACGCCATGGGGTGTTCCGACTAAAGGTAAGAAAACTCGTTCGAACAAGCGTACCGATAAGATGATCGTACGCCGTCGTCAAGCGAAATAA
- the rpsQ gene encoding 30S ribosomal protein S17: MAAEKRTRTVTGKVISNKADKTITVLVERKEKHPIYGKFVTRSTKLHAHDEQNECQMGDTVTVAESRPLSKSKSWTLVKIEEQAVKV, encoded by the coding sequence ATGGCTGCAGAAAAACGTACACGTACTGTGACCGGTAAAGTTATCAGCAACAAGGCTGACAAAACTATTACCGTTCTGGTTGAGCGTAAAGAGAAGCACCCGATCTACGGGAAATTCGTAACTCGCTCCACTAAGCTGCATGCGCATGACGAACAGAATGAATGTCAGATGGGAGATACAGTGACTGTTGCTGAATCCCGTCCGCTTTCAAAAAGTAAGTCTTGGACGCTAGTTAAGATTGAAGAACAGGCAGTAAAGGTGTAA
- the rpsS gene encoding 30S ribosomal protein S19 — protein sequence MPRSLKKGPFIDLHLLKKVEAAIEANDRRPIKTWSRRSTVFPNFVGLTIAVHNGRQHVPVFVTEDMVGHKLGEFAATRTYKGHAADKKAKR from the coding sequence GTGCCACGTTCACTGAAGAAAGGTCCTTTTATCGACCTTCACCTGTTGAAAAAGGTAGAAGCTGCAATTGAGGCCAATGATCGTCGTCCGATCAAAACCTGGTCTCGCCGTTCTACAGTTTTTCCAAACTTCGTAGGACTGACGATTGCAGTTCATAATGGCCGTCAGCACGTACCGGTGTTTGTCACCGAGGATATGGTTGGTCATAAATTAGGCGAGTTTGCTGCTACCCGTACGTACAAGGGTCATGCTGCAGACAAGAAAGCTAAACGCTAA
- the rpsJ gene encoding 30S ribosomal protein S10 encodes MQNQKIRIRLKAFDHRLIDSSAQEIVETAKRTGAQVHGPIPLPTRKERFTVLISPHVNKDARDQYEIRTHKRVLDIVEPTEKTVDALMKLDLAAGVEVQISLG; translated from the coding sequence ATGCAAAACCAGAAAATCAGAATCCGTCTGAAGGCTTTTGATCATCGCCTGATTGACTCTTCCGCTCAGGAGATCGTTGAGACTGCTAAGCGGACAGGTGCTCAGGTGCATGGTCCGATCCCGCTTCCTACTCGCAAAGAGCGTTTTACAGTTCTGATCTCTCCACACGTGAACAAAGATGCACGTGACCAGTATGAGATCCGTACTCACAAACGCGTTCTGGACATCGTTGAACCAACAGAAAAAACTGTTGATGCTCTGATGAAGCTGGATCTTGCTGCGGGTGTTGAAGTGCAAATTAGCCTCGGCTAA
- the rpmD gene encoding 50S ribosomal protein L30, with amino-acid sequence MASTLKVTLVRSTIGILPKHKLCVQGLGLRRIGHSVVVEDTPSVRGMINKVNYMVRVEGE; translated from the coding sequence ATGGCATCTACTCTCAAGGTAACACTTGTACGCAGCACCATCGGTATCCTGCCTAAGCACAAATTGTGCGTCCAGGGTCTTGGTCTGCGCCGTATCGGTCACTCCGTTGTTGTGGAAGACACTCCTTCCGTACGCGGTATGATCAACAAAGTTAACTACATGGTTCGTGTAGAAGGCGAATAA
- the rplC gene encoding 50S ribosomal protein L3, whose amino-acid sequence MSVSLIGRKAGMTRVFTEDGVSVPVTVIEVEPNRVTQVKSEETDGYSAVQVTVGTRRASRVTKAAAGHFAKAETEAGRGLWEFRLSGDEEVNVGDQLTVERFEAGQKIDVTGQSKGKGFQGGIKRWNFSMQDATHGNSLSHRAPGSIGQCQTPGRVWKGKKMAGHMGAERVTVQSLEIVRIDAERNLLLVKGAVPGATGGDVIVKSAVKAGA is encoded by the coding sequence ATGTCTGTATCTTTAATCGGACGTAAAGCAGGTATGACTCGTGTCTTCACAGAAGACGGCGTGTCAGTGCCAGTCACTGTCATCGAGGTGGAACCGAACCGCGTAACACAGGTTAAGAGCGAAGAGACTGATGGTTATTCTGCTGTGCAGGTAACTGTAGGTACTCGTCGTGCTAGCCGCGTTACTAAAGCTGCTGCTGGTCACTTTGCGAAAGCAGAGACCGAAGCAGGTCGTGGTTTGTGGGAGTTCCGTCTGTCAGGTGACGAAGAAGTAAATGTTGGTGATCAACTGACTGTTGAACGCTTTGAAGCGGGTCAGAAAATTGATGTAACCGGTCAATCCAAAGGTAAAGGTTTTCAGGGCGGCATTAAGCGCTGGAACTTCTCCATGCAGGATGCGACGCACGGTAACTCTCTTTCTCATCGTGCTCCTGGTTCTATTGGTCAGTGTCAAACTCCTGGTCGCGTGTGGAAAGGCAAGAAGATGGCAGGACACATGGGTGCTGAACGTGTAACCGTTCAATCCCTGGAAATTGTTCGCATCGATGCCGAGCGCAATCTGCTGTTAGTGAAAGGTGCTGTACCTGGTGCTACCGGCGGCGACGTAATCGTTAAATCAGCTGTTAAAGCTGGTGCCTGA
- the rpsN gene encoding 30S ribosomal protein S14, whose amino-acid sequence MAKVCMKAREAKRAKMVAKYAEKRAALKAIVKNPASSEDEVWEAQVALQKLPRDANPVRQVRRCQVTGRPHAVYRKFGLSRIKLREAAMRGDVPGLKKASW is encoded by the coding sequence ATGGCTAAGGTATGTATGAAAGCGCGCGAAGCTAAACGCGCAAAAATGGTTGCCAAGTATGCTGAAAAGCGTGCTGCTCTTAAAGCAATCGTTAAGAACCCTGCTTCTTCTGAAGATGAAGTATGGGAAGCTCAGGTAGCGCTTCAGAAGCTACCGCGTGACGCTAACCCGGTTCGCCAGGTGCGTCGTTGTCAGGTAACTGGTCGTCCACACGCTGTTTACCGTAAGTTTGGTCTTAGTCGGATCAAGCTGCGTGAAGCTGCAATGCGTGGTGATGTGCCGGGCCTGAAAAAAGCAAGCTGGTAA
- the rplW gene encoding 50S ribosomal protein L23, with translation MNPGRIYQVLLGPHISEKATIVAEGSQQVVFRVATDATKPEIKKAVEQLFDVKVTGVNIVNVKGKTKRTQRGMGKRSDVRKAYVCLADGHDIDFVDGE, from the coding sequence ATGAATCCAGGACGCATCTATCAAGTACTGCTAGGGCCGCATATCTCTGAGAAAGCAACTATCGTTGCTGAAGGTTCTCAGCAGGTTGTTTTCCGCGTAGCAACTGATGCAACTAAGCCTGAAATCAAAAAGGCTGTTGAACAGTTGTTCGACGTAAAAGTAACTGGCGTGAACATCGTCAACGTTAAGGGCAAAACCAAGCGCACACAGCGCGGTATGGGTAAGCGCTCTGACGTTCGCAAGGCATATGTTTGCCTGGCTGATGGTCATGACATCGACTTCGTCGATGGCGAATAA
- the rpsC gene encoding 30S ribosomal protein S3 translates to MGQKVHPTGIRLGIVKDHTSVWYADKNEYANKLLNDLQVREYLEGQLKAASVSRIEIERPAQNAKITIFTARPGIVIGKKGEDVEKLRNAISKMMGVPVHINIEEIRKPDLDAKLVAQSVASQLERRVMFRRAMKRSVQNAMRQGAEGIKIQVGGRLGGAEIARSEWYREGRVPLHTLRADIDYGTYEAHTTYGVLGIKVWIFKGEILGGIEEVRAQRNAQPKKKGSK, encoded by the coding sequence ATGGGTCAGAAGGTACATCCAACAGGTATTCGTCTTGGAATTGTTAAAGATCACACTTCTGTGTGGTATGCAGACAAGAATGAATACGCTAATAAGCTGTTGAACGACCTTCAGGTACGTGAGTATCTGGAAGGTCAATTAAAAGCAGCATCTGTAAGCCGCATCGAAATCGAGCGTCCTGCACAGAATGCTAAAATCACCATTTTCACTGCCCGTCCAGGCATTGTAATTGGTAAAAAAGGTGAAGATGTAGAAAAACTGCGTAATGCTATCTCTAAAATGATGGGCGTTCCGGTTCACATCAACATCGAAGAGATCCGTAAACCAGATCTGGATGCCAAACTGGTTGCTCAAAGCGTAGCAAGTCAGCTGGAGCGTCGCGTGATGTTCCGCCGTGCTATGAAGCGTTCTGTACAGAATGCTATGCGCCAGGGTGCTGAGGGTATCAAGATTCAGGTAGGTGGTCGTTTGGGCGGTGCAGAGATTGCACGTTCCGAATGGTACCGCGAAGGTCGTGTGCCACTGCACACCCTGCGTGCTGATATCGATTACGGTACTTATGAGGCGCACACTACTTACGGTGTGCTTGGTATTAAAGTCTGGATCTTCAAAGGTGAGATTCTGGGTGGCATTGAAGAAGTGCGCGCTCAGAGAAATGCTCAGCCTAAGAAGAAAGGTTCAAAGTAG
- the tuf gene encoding elongation factor Tu — protein sequence MAKEQFERNKPHVNVGTIGHVDHGKTTLTAALTRVCAEVFGGKAVAFDGIDNAPEERERGITIATSHVEYDSSVRHYAHVDCPGHADYVKNMITGAAQMDGAILVCGATDGPMPQTREHILLSRQVGVPYIVVFLNKADLLAEDCGGVDSEEYAEMLELVEMELRELLDQYDFPGDDTPIIAGSALMALNGEDENGLGTTAVAKLVEALDSYIPEPERAIDQPFLMPIEDVFSISGRGTVVTGRVERGIVRTGEEIQIVGIRDTQTTTCTGVEMFRKLLDEGRAGENIGALLRGTKRDDVERGQVLAKPGTITPHTRFEGEVYVLSKDEGGRHTPFFKGYRPQFYFRTTDITGACELPEGVEMVMPGDNIKMDVTLINPIAMEEGLRFAIREGGRTVGAGVVAKIIE from the coding sequence GTGGCTAAAGAACAATTTGAACGTAATAAACCGCACGTTAACGTTGGTACAATCGGCCACGTTGACCACGGTAAAACTACTCTGACAGCTGCACTGACTCGTGTATGTGCTGAGGTTTTCGGTGGTAAGGCTGTTGCTTTTGACGGTATCGACAATGCACCAGAAGAGCGTGAGCGTGGTATTACTATCGCAACTTCTCACGTTGAGTACGATTCTTCTGTTCGTCACTACGCGCACGTTGACTGCCCAGGACACGCGGATTATGTAAAAAACATGATCACCGGTGCTGCACAGATGGACGGAGCAATTCTGGTATGTGGCGCGACTGATGGCCCTATGCCACAGACTCGTGAGCACATCCTGCTGTCCCGTCAGGTTGGTGTACCTTACATCGTAGTATTCCTGAACAAAGCTGACCTGCTGGCTGAAGATTGTGGCGGTGTTGACTCTGAAGAATACGCAGAGATGCTGGAACTGGTTGAAATGGAGCTGCGTGAGCTGCTGGACCAGTACGACTTCCCGGGTGACGACACTCCAATCATCGCTGGTTCTGCCCTTATGGCGCTGAACGGTGAAGATGAGAACGGTCTGGGTACCACTGCTGTAGCTAAGCTGGTAGAAGCTCTGGATAGCTATATCCCTGAGCCAGAGCGTGCGATCGATCAGCCATTCCTGATGCCTATCGAGGACGTATTCTCTATCTCTGGTCGTGGTACTGTAGTAACTGGCCGTGTAGAGCGTGGTATCGTTAGAACGGGTGAAGAGATTCAGATCGTTGGTATCCGTGACACTCAGACTACTACCTGTACAGGTGTAGAGATGTTCCGTAAGCTGCTTGACGAAGGTCGTGCAGGTGAGAACATCGGTGCGCTGCTGCGTGGTACTAAGCGTGATGACGTTGAGCGTGGTCAGGTACTGGCTAAGCCGGGTACAATTACTCCTCACACTCGTTTCGAAGGTGAAGTATACGTATTGTCAAAAGATGAAGGTGGTCGTCACACGCCATTCTTCAAAGGCTACCGTCCACAGTTCTACTTCCGTACAACTGACATCACCGGTGCTTGTGAGCTTCCAGAAGGCGTTGAGATGGTAATGCCAGGCGATAACATCAAGATGGATGTTACCCTGATCAACCCAATCGCGATGGAAGAAGGTCTGCGCTTTGCGATCCGTGAAGGCGGTCGTACTGTCGGTGCAGGCGTTGTAGCTAAAATCATCGAATAA
- the rplN gene encoding 50S ribosomal protein L14 yields MIQTESMLDVADNSGAKRVQCIKVLGGSHRRYAGVGDIIKVTVKEAIPRGKVKKGQVLNAVVVRTRKGVRRPDGSIIRFDTNSAVLLNANSAPIGTRIFGPVTRELRSEKFMKIISLAPEVL; encoded by the coding sequence ATGATTCAAACAGAATCTATGCTTGATGTTGCTGATAACAGCGGCGCCAAGCGAGTACAGTGTATCAAGGTCCTGGGTGGCTCACACCGTCGTTATGCCGGTGTAGGCGACATCATCAAAGTTACCGTTAAGGAAGCAATTCCTCGCGGTAAGGTGAAAAAAGGTCAGGTCCTTAATGCTGTTGTGGTACGTACCCGTAAAGGTGTTCGGCGCCCGGACGGTTCAATTATCCGCTTTGATACAAACTCAGCGGTTCTATTGAACGCCAACTCCGCACCGATCGGTACTCGTATCTTTGGCCCAGTAACTCGTGAACTTCGCTCTGAGAAGTTTATGAAAATCATTTCCCTGGCGCCTGAAGTGCTATAA
- the rplV gene encoding 50S ribosomal protein L22 — translation MEVAAKHKGAHISAQKARLVADQIRGKAVGEALNILAFSPQKGAVLVKKVLESAIANAEHNEGADIDELRVSQIFVDEGMTMKRIRPRAKGRADRILKRTSHITVKVADC, via the coding sequence ATGGAAGTAGCCGCTAAGCATAAAGGCGCCCATATCTCCGCTCAGAAAGCGCGTTTGGTTGCCGATCAAATCCGCGGGAAGGCGGTGGGTGAAGCCCTGAATATTCTGGCTTTCAGCCCGCAAAAAGGTGCGGTGCTTGTTAAGAAGGTACTTGAGTCTGCTATTGCTAACGCTGAGCATAACGAAGGTGCTGATATTGATGAGCTGCGTGTTTCACAGATCTTCGTTGATGAAGGTATGACTATGAAACGCATCAGACCGCGTGCCAAGGGTCGTGCTGACCGTATTTTGAAGCGCACCTCCCACATCACCGTCAAGGTAGCTGACTGCTAG
- the rpsE gene encoding 30S ribosomal protein S5 — protein sequence MANHEQKDGDLQEKLVQVNRVAKVVKGGRIFGFTALTVVGDGNGRVGFGRGKAREVPAAIQKAMEQARRNMITVELNGTTLQYPIKARHGASKVYMQPASEGTGVIAGGAMRAVLEIAGVHNVLAKCYGSTNPVNVVRATINGLASMTSPEDVAAKRGKTVEDILG from the coding sequence ATGGCAAATCACGAACAGAAAGACGGTGACCTACAAGAGAAACTTGTTCAGGTTAACCGTGTTGCCAAAGTAGTTAAGGGTGGTCGTATCTTCGGTTTCACCGCTTTGACTGTTGTTGGCGACGGTAATGGCCGCGTAGGCTTCGGTCGCGGTAAGGCACGTGAAGTGCCTGCGGCGATTCAAAAAGCGATGGAGCAAGCGCGTCGCAATATGATCACAGTTGAGCTGAACGGCACAACTCTGCAGTACCCTATTAAAGCCCGTCACGGTGCTTCTAAAGTGTACATGCAGCCAGCTTCTGAAGGTACCGGTGTAATTGCCGGTGGTGCAATGCGTGCCGTACTGGAAATCGCTGGTGTTCACAACGTACTGGCTAAGTGCTACGGCTCTACCAACCCAGTAAACGTTGTTCGCGCAACTATCAACGGTCTTGCTAGCATGACATCTCCTGAAGATGTTGCTGCTAAGCGTGGTAAGACCGTAGAAGACATTCTGGGGTAA
- the rplF gene encoding 50S ribosomal protein L6, with translation MSRVAKSPVVLPAGVEAKVEGQQINVKGGNGALGLTVHPSVEVTTEENTLKFAARDGSKSANALAGTTRSLVNNMVVGVSAGFSKKLLLQGVGYRAAVNGKTLSLTLGFSHPIDYQLPEGVTAAMEGQTTIVLNAADKQALGQAAAEVRAFRPPEPYKGKGVRYADEFVRRKEAKKK, from the coding sequence ATGTCTCGAGTTGCTAAAAGTCCCGTTGTCCTACCGGCAGGTGTTGAAGCTAAGGTTGAAGGTCAGCAGATCAATGTAAAGGGCGGTAACGGTGCCCTGGGTCTGACTGTTCACCCGTCTGTAGAAGTAACCACTGAAGAGAACACTCTGAAGTTCGCAGCACGCGATGGCAGCAAGTCTGCTAATGCGCTGGCTGGTACTACCCGTTCTCTGGTTAATAACATGGTTGTTGGTGTAAGCGCTGGTTTCTCTAAGAAACTGCTGCTTCAGGGTGTTGGTTATCGTGCTGCCGTAAACGGCAAGACACTGAGCCTGACTCTGGGTTTTTCACACCCAATCGATTACCAACTGCCTGAAGGCGTTACCGCAGCAATGGAAGGCCAGACTACTATCGTGCTCAATGCAGCCGATAAACAAGCTCTGGGCCAGGCCGCTGCAGAAGTTCGTGCTTTCCGTCCACCAGAGCCTTACAAAGGTAAGGGTGTACGTTACGCTGACGAATTTGTTCGCCGTAAAGAAGCTAAGAAGAAGTAA
- the rplR gene encoding 50S ribosomal protein L18 has product MNEKKTSRIRRARRARFKMRELGAVRLCVTRTPRHIYAQVISADGGQVLAAASTVEKDLRSDTTGNTDAATKVGTLIAQRAKDAGVTKVAFDRSGFKYHGRVKALADAAREGGLEF; this is encoded by the coding sequence ATGAACGAAAAGAAAACATCTCGTATTCGCCGTGCCCGCCGTGCCCGTTTCAAGATGCGTGAACTGGGCGCAGTACGTCTGTGTGTAACCCGTACACCACGTCACATCTATGCACAGGTTATCTCTGCTGATGGTGGTCAGGTTCTGGCTGCAGCTTCAACTGTAGAGAAAGACCTGCGTAGTGATACTACCGGTAACACTGATGCCGCTACTAAAGTAGGCACACTGATCGCTCAGCGCGCAAAAGACGCTGGCGTGACTAAGGTTGCTTTCGACCGTTCTGGTTTTAAATACCATGGACGTGTTAAAGCGTTGGCAGATGCAGCCCGTGAAGGCGGCCTGGAATTCTAA
- the rplP gene encoding 50S ribosomal protein L16, which translates to MLQPKRLKFRKVMKGRNRGLSERGSAVSFGEIALKATERGRITARQIEAARRTMTRHVKRGGKIWIRVFPDKPITGKPLEVRMGKGKGSVEYWVCQIKPGKVLFEMSGVPDELATEAFNLAAAKLPLATTIVKRTVM; encoded by the coding sequence ATGCTGCAACCTAAGAGACTTAAATTCCGCAAGGTTATGAAAGGCCGCAACCGCGGTCTGTCAGAGCGCGGTAGTGCAGTCAGCTTCGGTGAAATTGCACTTAAAGCGACAGAGCGTGGTCGTATCACTGCTCGTCAGATCGAGGCTGCTCGTCGTACTATGACTCGTCACGTAAAACGTGGTGGTAAAATCTGGATTCGCGTGTTCCCGGACAAGCCGATCACAGGTAAGCCGCTCGAAGTACGGATGGGTAAAGGTAAGGGTAGTGTTGAATACTGGGTATGCCAGATCAAACCAGGTAAAGTGCTGTTCGAAATGAGCGGTGTACCTGATGAGCTTGCAACCGAGGCGTTCAATCTGGCTGCGGCAAAACTGCCGCTGGCTACCACCATTGTTAAACGGACGGTGATGTGA
- the rpmC gene encoding 50S ribosomal protein L29, which yields MKATELREQSAEELQQTLLGLLKDQFNLRMQKATGQLAQNHMLGQVRRDIARVKTVLNQKAGN from the coding sequence ATGAAAGCAACTGAACTGCGCGAACAATCCGCCGAAGAACTCCAGCAGACTCTGCTGGGTCTTTTGAAGGATCAGTTCAATCTGCGTATGCAGAAAGCAACTGGTCAGCTGGCTCAGAATCATATGCTGGGTCAGGTGCGTCGCGATATCGCGCGCGTTAAGACCGTACTGAATCAGAAAGCAGGTAACTAA
- the rpsH gene encoding 30S ribosomal protein S8, producing the protein MSMQDTLADMLTRIRNGHMAEKTAVTMPASKLKASVAAVLKEEGYIADFAVEGEGKPVMTVELKYFDGKPVIESIQRVSRPSLRVYKGASDLPKVAGGLGVAIVSTSHGVMTDRAARAAGIGGEVICTVF; encoded by the coding sequence ATGAGTATGCAAGACACTCTTGCGGATATGCTAACCCGTATTCGTAATGGTCATATGGCTGAAAAAACAGCTGTAACTATGCCTGCTTCTAAACTGAAAGCATCTGTTGCTGCAGTTCTGAAAGAGGAAGGTTACATTGCTGACTTCGCTGTTGAAGGCGAAGGTAAGCCAGTGATGACTGTTGAATTGAAATACTTCGACGGCAAGCCGGTTATTGAGTCAATCCAGCGAGTTAGTCGTCCAAGTTTGCGAGTATATAAAGGCGCGTCTGATCTGCCTAAAGTTGCTGGCGGTCTGGGCGTAGCTATCGTTTCCACCTCTCACGGTGTGATGACTGATCGCGCTGCACGTGCTGCCGGTATCGGCGGCGAAGTCATCTGCACGGTATTCTAG
- the rplD gene encoding 50S ribosomal protein L4: protein MNLNLAGAGGSVEVSDLAFGKEFNESLVHQVVTAYLAGGRQGTKAQKNRAAVSGGGAKPWRQKGTGRARAGTIRSPLWRTGGVTFAAQPRDHAQKVNKKMYRAAMRCILSELVRQERLVVVENFQVDAPKTKQFVAKLNELELTNALLITEDVEQNLYLAARNVPHVDVRDAAGIDPVSLVGFEKVVVTVAALKKIEEALA from the coding sequence ATGAATCTGAATCTTGCAGGAGCTGGAGGAAGCGTAGAAGTTTCCGATCTGGCGTTTGGTAAAGAATTCAATGAATCACTGGTTCATCAGGTTGTTACGGCATACCTGGCCGGTGGTCGTCAAGGCACCAAGGCTCAGAAAAACCGCGCCGCTGTAAGCGGTGGTGGTGCTAAGCCATGGCGTCAAAAAGGTACTGGCCGTGCACGTGCCGGTACTATTCGTAGTCCTCTGTGGCGTACTGGTGGCGTAACATTCGCTGCTCAGCCACGTGACCACGCTCAAAAAGTTAACAAGAAAATGTATCGCGCTGCGATGCGTTGCATCTTGTCTGAGCTGGTTCGTCAGGAGCGTCTGGTAGTTGTAGAAAACTTCCAGGTTGACGCGCCTAAGACTAAGCAGTTTGTTGCTAAGCTGAACGAGCTTGAGCTGACTAACGCACTGCTGATCACAGAAGACGTAGAGCAGAATCTGTATCTGGCCGCACGCAACGTACCACACGTTGACGTTCGCGATGCAGCTGGCATCGATCCTGTCAGCCTGGTTGGTTTTGAGAAGGTTGTTGTGACTGTTGCTGCTCTCAAGAAAATTGAGGAGGCGTTAGCATGA
- the rplX gene encoding 50S ribosomal protein L24 translates to MRKIIRNDEVIVIAGRDKGKRGKVLRVLANDRLVVSGINMVKKHTKPNPMLGKAGGIVEKEAAIAVSNIAIFNSATGKGDRVGFKVLEDGNKVRIFKSNGELIAK, encoded by the coding sequence ATGCGTAAAATTATTCGTAACGACGAAGTAATCGTTATTGCAGGCAGAGACAAAGGCAAGCGCGGCAAGGTTTTGCGTGTTCTTGCTAATGATCGCCTGGTCGTGTCTGGCATCAACATGGTTAAGAAACACACCAAGCCTAACCCAATGCTGGGTAAAGCTGGCGGTATCGTAGAGAAAGAAGCAGCGATTGCAGTATCTAACATCGCTATCTTCAACTCTGCTACCGGTAAAGGTGACCGTGTTGGTTTCAAAGTTCTGGAAGATGGCAACAAAGTCCGGATCTTCAAATCCAACGGCGAACTTATCGCTAAGTAA
- the rplE gene encoding 50S ribosomal protein L5, which translates to MSRLKALYNESVKQQLKDDLSCPNVMAVPRLTKITLNMGVGEALGDKKQLDNAVAEMQAIAGQKPVVTLARKSIAGFKVREGWPIGCKVTLRGERMWEFLDRLVDISIPRIRDFRGLNPKSFDGRGNYSMGVKEQIIFPEIEYDKVDKLRGMDITITTTARTNDEGRALLAALNFPFKK; encoded by the coding sequence ATGTCTAGATTAAAAGCACTCTATAACGAGTCCGTTAAGCAGCAGTTGAAAGATGACTTGAGCTGTCCTAACGTGATGGCTGTACCACGCCTGACCAAAATTACCCTGAATATGGGTGTTGGTGAAGCGCTGGGTGATAAAAAGCAGCTGGATAATGCCGTAGCAGAAATGCAGGCAATTGCAGGTCAGAAGCCTGTTGTAACCCTGGCCCGCAAGTCAATTGCTGGCTTTAAGGTTCGTGAAGGTTGGCCGATCGGTTGTAAGGTTACTCTGCGCGGTGAGCGTATGTGGGAATTCCTGGACCGTCTGGTTGATATCTCGATCCCACGTATTCGTGACTTCCGTGGCCTGAACCCGAAATCTTTTGATGGTCGTGGTAACTACAGCATGGGCGTGAAAGAGCAGATCATCTTCCCTGAAATCGAATACGATAAGGTAGATAAGCTGCGTGGTATGGATATTACCATCACCACCACTGCTCGCACTAACGACGAAGGTCGTGCCCTGCTGGCAGCCCTCAACTTCCCATTCAAAAAGTAA